In the Acropora muricata isolate sample 2 chromosome 10, ASM3666990v1, whole genome shotgun sequence genome, one interval contains:
- the LOC136930833 gene encoding protein C10-like yields the protein MNAPPLSGCSFLQPRTKVNEKCETLARNTLDTLVPFDMAGNRLSNVPLDQVKTTIKDVLQAFEKPENKTRMYEIRQEAGGDLVKLLQYQLLFAASVQQEVIKRHGFSDNGEGSLTFTHAIKLFEKEDEEIARKAADLKAKFIPFLPHPPLFVPRDVT from the exons ATGAATGCTCCACCGCTCTCCGGGTGCTCATTCTTACAGCCTCGCACAAAGGTTAATGAAAAATGTGAGACTTTAGCAAGAAACACCCTCGACACTTTGGTTCCTTTTGATATGGCTGGAAATCGCTTGTCAAATGTACCGTTGGACCAAGTTAAAA CTACCATAAAAGACGTTTTGCAAGCATTTGAGAAGCCAGAAAACAAGACGAGAATGTatgagataagacaagaagcagGTGGTGATTTGGTGAAGCTTCTTCAGTATCAATTGCTATTTGCTGCTTCAGTTCAGCAAGAGGTCATAAAACGGCATGGCTTCTCAGACAATGGAGAAG gTTCTCTAACATTTACTCATGCCATAAAACTATTTGAAAAAGAAGATGAGGAAATTGCTAGAAAAGCTGCAGATTTGAAGGCAAAGTTTATTCCATTTCTTCCACATCCACCTTTATTTGTTCCAAGAGATGtgacatga
- the LOC136930828 gene encoding mitochondrial thiamine pyrophosphate carrier-like isoform X2, protein MVGYDPSSKSEGKALSPLQCGFCGSLSGMFTRLLVQPLDVLKIRFQLQIEPTSKKRTFGKYSGIRKGHVPAQVLSVVYGCVQFMAFETMTEIMWKTYPLSTSPQWKPVSHFVCGGVAGCLSSTVAQPLDVIRTRLVAQGEPKVYKNIYQATNKMYINEGLGSFYKGLVPTLVQIFPHAGLQFGFYAFFKTTWEISFGIKKDSYQPADVEESLVCGAMAGICSKGIIYPLDMVKKRLQVQGFHEAREAFGKVQSYSGMFNCFKIVAKEEGVHGFFKGLAPSTCKAGLSVAVIFCTYEQCLSVIRGYAQDDEELLEPTLLSR, encoded by the exons ATGGTCGGATATGATCCAAGTAGCAAAAGTGAAGGGAAAGCGTTGTCACCTCTTCAATGTGGTTTTTGTGGATCTTTGTCTGGCATGTTCACTCGATTGTTAGTGCAGCCCCTTGACGTTTTGAAAATACGATTTCAGTTACAGATCGAACCTACATCAAAG AAAAGAACTTTTGGGAAATATTCAGGAATAAG GAAAGGCCATGTGCCAGCACAAGTTTTATCTGTTGTATATGGATGTGTTCAA TTTATGGCATTTGAAACCATGACAGAGATCATGTGGAAAACATATCCTTTGTCCACATCTCCTCAATGGAAGCCAG TGAGTCACTTTGTCTGTGGTGGAGTGGCTGGTTGTCTTTCTTCCACAGTAGCTCAACCTTTAGATGTGATACGTACAAGGCTAGTAGCTCAAGGTGAACCAAAG GTTtacaaaaatatatatcaaGCTACCAATAAGATGTACATAAATGAAGGACTTGGGTCATTTTATAAAG GTCTGGTACCCACGCTAGTACAGATTTTTCCTCACGCTGGTCTTCAGTttggattttatgcatttttcaaaaccaCTTGGGAAATATCATTTGGAATCAAA AAAGACTCTTATCAACCAGCTGATGTTGAAGAGAGTCTTGTGTGTGGTGCAATGGCTGGAATTTGTAGCAAGGGTATTATTTATCCCTTGGACATGGTGAAAAAGAGATTACAG GTCCAAGGATTTCATGAGGCCAGAGAGGCATTTGGAAAGGTCCAGAGTTACAGTGGTATGTTcaattgctttaaaattgttGCGAAGGAAGAAGGTGTCCATGGCTTCTTTAAGGGACTTGCTCCAAGCACATGTAAG GCTGGCTTATCGGTGGCAGTAATTTTTTGTACTTATGAGCAGTGCCTGTCTGTTATTAGAGGATATGCTCAAGATGATGAAGAACTTTTGGAGCCAACTTTATTATCAAGATAA
- the LOC136930828 gene encoding mitochondrial thiamine pyrophosphate carrier-like isoform X1 has protein sequence MVGYDPSSKSEGKALSPLQCGFCGSLSGMFTRLLVQPLDVLKIRFQLQIEPTSKKRTFGKYSGIRQALKLIYREEGISSLWKGHVPAQVLSVVYGCVQFMAFETMTEIMWKTYPLSTSPQWKPVSHFVCGGVAGCLSSTVAQPLDVIRTRLVAQGEPKVYKNIYQATNKMYINEGLGSFYKGLVPTLVQIFPHAGLQFGFYAFFKTTWEISFGIKKDSYQPADVEESLVCGAMAGICSKGIIYPLDMVKKRLQVQGFHEAREAFGKVQSYSGMFNCFKIVAKEEGVHGFFKGLAPSTCKAGLSVAVIFCTYEQCLSVIRGYAQDDEELLEPTLLSR, from the exons ATGGTCGGATATGATCCAAGTAGCAAAAGTGAAGGGAAAGCGTTGTCACCTCTTCAATGTGGTTTTTGTGGATCTTTGTCTGGCATGTTCACTCGATTGTTAGTGCAGCCCCTTGACGTTTTGAAAATACGATTTCAGTTACAGATCGAACCTACATCAAAG AAAAGAACTTTTGGGAAATATTCAGGAATAAGGCAAGCTCTGAAGCTTATTTACAGAGAGGAAGGAATTTCTTCACTGTG GAAAGGCCATGTGCCAGCACAAGTTTTATCTGTTGTATATGGATGTGTTCAA TTTATGGCATTTGAAACCATGACAGAGATCATGTGGAAAACATATCCTTTGTCCACATCTCCTCAATGGAAGCCAG TGAGTCACTTTGTCTGTGGTGGAGTGGCTGGTTGTCTTTCTTCCACAGTAGCTCAACCTTTAGATGTGATACGTACAAGGCTAGTAGCTCAAGGTGAACCAAAG GTTtacaaaaatatatatcaaGCTACCAATAAGATGTACATAAATGAAGGACTTGGGTCATTTTATAAAG GTCTGGTACCCACGCTAGTACAGATTTTTCCTCACGCTGGTCTTCAGTttggattttatgcatttttcaaaaccaCTTGGGAAATATCATTTGGAATCAAA AAAGACTCTTATCAACCAGCTGATGTTGAAGAGAGTCTTGTGTGTGGTGCAATGGCTGGAATTTGTAGCAAGGGTATTATTTATCCCTTGGACATGGTGAAAAAGAGATTACAG GTCCAAGGATTTCATGAGGCCAGAGAGGCATTTGGAAAGGTCCAGAGTTACAGTGGTATGTTcaattgctttaaaattgttGCGAAGGAAGAAGGTGTCCATGGCTTCTTTAAGGGACTTGCTCCAAGCACATGTAAG GCTGGCTTATCGGTGGCAGTAATTTTTTGTACTTATGAGCAGTGCCTGTCTGTTATTAGAGGATATGCTCAAGATGATGAAGAACTTTTGGAGCCAACTTTATTATCAAGATAA